A window of the Nitrosococcus wardiae genome harbors these coding sequences:
- a CDS encoding YajQ family cyclic di-GMP-binding protein, which produces MPSFDVVSEVDKHELQNAIDQVNREIGTRFDFRGTEARIEGSEEELTLIAESDFQLQQMRTILDTKLAKRGVDVGCLDAQEPEISGKRARQSIRVRQGIDKETARKIIKMVKESKLKVQAAIQGEQVRISGKKRDDLQQVIALLREANLELPLQYVNFRD; this is translated from the coding sequence ATGCCCTCATTCGACGTGGTTTCTGAAGTCGATAAGCACGAATTGCAAAATGCTATCGACCAGGTTAATCGCGAAATTGGCACTCGCTTCGATTTTCGTGGAACCGAGGCTCGGATCGAGGGGTCAGAGGAGGAGCTCACACTGATTGCTGAAAGTGATTTTCAACTTCAGCAGATGCGGACCATATTGGATACTAAGCTCGCTAAGCGAGGGGTGGACGTGGGTTGTTTGGATGCTCAAGAGCCGGAAATCTCGGGGAAACGTGCCCGTCAGTCTATCCGAGTCCGCCAAGGTATTGATAAAGAGACTGCCCGCAAAATTATCAAAATGGTGAAGGAGAGTAAACTCAAGGTCCAGGCTGCCATTCAGGGAGAGCAGGTGCGAATTTCAGGCAAGAAACGAGATGACTTACAGCAAGTGATTGCCTTATTGCGAGAGGCTAATTTGGAGTTACCATTGCAGTACGTGAATTTCCGCGATTAA
- a CDS encoding HlyC/CorC family transporter: MLDEIPLGLLLAALAVLLLISACFSGSETALMSLNRYRLRHREEAQHPGAIRVARLLRRPDRLISLILLGNNFVNILAASIATIIAVRLLGDEGIAVASIVLTIVVLLFAEVTPKTLAALHPERVAFPAAYVLGPLLKLLYPLVWLINVIANALLGLFGVHPHRGTTTTLNQEELRVILSETGLLVPKRHQRMLLSILDLGKMTVNDVIVPRHEIDGIDINSPVETIVNQLTHCAHTRLYVYQDNIDHVVGILHLRKALHLIANNNFNKESLRAIIKEPYFIPEGTSLNLQLLNFQRGKRRTGLVVDEYGDILGLVTLEDILEEIVGKFTVDDIGSEREIHPQPDGSYLIAGSSNIRELNRTMQWDLPTNGPKTLNGLIIEYLETIPNPGISLRLGRYFIDIVQTSGNAVRTARIRPPQDENGKDVESNPPAPPSDSPQA; encoded by the coding sequence ATGCTTGATGAAATCCCCCTAGGGCTTCTGCTTGCTGCACTGGCAGTGCTATTGCTGATCTCCGCTTGTTTTTCCGGCTCAGAGACAGCATTAATGAGCCTCAATCGCTATCGGCTGCGACACCGAGAAGAAGCCCAACATCCAGGGGCAATACGCGTTGCCCGCTTACTCAGGCGTCCCGATCGGCTTATCAGCCTCATTCTTCTCGGCAATAATTTTGTCAACATCCTGGCCGCCTCAATTGCCACTATCATCGCTGTGCGGCTATTGGGGGATGAAGGAATTGCGGTAGCTTCCATCGTCCTCACTATAGTGGTACTACTGTTCGCCGAAGTCACCCCTAAAACTTTGGCTGCTTTACACCCAGAACGAGTGGCCTTTCCCGCCGCCTATGTCCTAGGCCCTTTACTGAAACTGCTTTATCCTCTAGTCTGGCTTATCAATGTCATCGCTAATGCCTTGCTTGGCCTATTCGGCGTCCATCCCCACAGGGGGACGACGACTACTCTGAACCAAGAAGAACTGCGGGTAATTCTGAGCGAAACCGGGTTACTCGTACCTAAGCGACATCAGCGTATGCTACTGAGTATTCTCGACTTGGGGAAAATGACCGTCAATGACGTCATCGTGCCACGCCACGAAATCGATGGCATCGACATCAACAGCCCGGTAGAGACGATTGTTAATCAACTGACTCACTGCGCCCACACCCGTTTGTATGTCTACCAAGACAATATTGACCATGTTGTTGGTATTCTGCACCTGAGAAAGGCGTTACACCTCATCGCCAATAATAATTTTAATAAAGAAAGCTTGCGGGCCATCATTAAGGAACCCTATTTCATCCCTGAAGGGACTTCCTTAAATCTCCAACTATTGAATTTTCAACGAGGCAAACGACGGACTGGCTTAGTTGTGGACGAGTACGGTGATATCTTGGGCTTGGTTACCCTGGAAGATATTCTGGAGGAGATTGTGGGCAAATTCACTGTGGATGACATTGGCAGTGAACGAGAAATACACCCTCAACCTGATGGCAGCTATTTGATTGCTGGCAGCAGCAATATCCGGGAATTAAACCGCACCATGCAGTGGGACCTCCCTACCAACGGGCCAAAAACCTTAAATGGTCTCATTATTGAGTATCTGGAGACTATTCCCAATCCGGGGATCAGTTTACGCCTTGGCCGGTACTTTATTGACATTGTCCAAACCAGTGGAAATGCAGTACGTACCGCCCGGATACGGCCTCCCCAAGATGAAAATGGAAAAGATGTTGAAAGCAACCCTCCCGCACCCCCTTCCGATTCCCCTCAGGCCTAG
- the rplS gene encoding 50S ribosomal protein L19, with product MSNNVIKAIEAEQLKQDLPEFNPGDTVQVQVRVTEGNRERLQAFEGVVIAKRNRGLNSSFTVRKISHGEGVERVFQTHSPTLAGIQVKRRGDVRRAKLYYLRGRTGKAARIKEKI from the coding sequence ATGAGTAACAATGTCATTAAGGCGATTGAAGCGGAACAGCTAAAGCAAGATTTACCGGAATTTAATCCAGGGGATACGGTTCAGGTGCAAGTTCGGGTGACGGAGGGTAATCGGGAGCGCCTACAGGCCTTCGAGGGAGTCGTGATTGCCAAGCGTAATCGTGGCCTCAACTCTTCATTCACCGTGCGCAAAATTTCCCATGGGGAGGGGGTTGAGCGCGTCTTTCAAACCCATAGCCCTACCCTGGCAGGCATCCAGGTCAAGCGTCGGGGCGATGTGCGTCGTGCTAAGCTTTATTATCTGCGGGGACGGACGGGTAAGGCCGCCCGTATTAAGGAAAAAATTTAA
- a CDS encoding cytochrome C assembly family protein, with amino-acid sequence MLPIPIESLLGILCYCAAGITVGWYLLNVNAKKSKRNASKRLAALLGLSGVVFHGVVLANRLFTASGINLSFTDALSAAAWLMALLLLATSLKEPIENMGIAVYPFAAITLGVQNLFPSQHIVIEFGTEANMVKPLEIHILISLVAYSLFALAAVQAILLAVQNKQLRNKHPGGFIRALPPLQTMENLLFQILAVGFVLLSLSLFSGILFLEDLFAQHLAHKTVFSIIAWLVFGILLWGRWRFGWRGPMAIRWTLSGFFFLMLAYFGSKLVLEIVLQRT; translated from the coding sequence ATGTTGCCGATACCGATAGAAAGCCTGCTTGGAATTCTCTGCTATTGCGCTGCAGGCATCACCGTAGGCTGGTATTTATTAAATGTAAATGCCAAGAAAAGCAAGCGAAATGCTAGCAAACGGCTAGCAGCTCTGTTGGGGCTTAGTGGCGTCGTTTTTCATGGTGTCGTGCTAGCGAACCGCCTCTTCACGGCGTCCGGCATCAACCTTAGTTTTACTGATGCCCTATCCGCCGCAGCTTGGCTGATGGCCCTGCTATTACTAGCCACTAGCCTCAAAGAACCTATAGAGAACATGGGTATTGCCGTTTATCCTTTTGCGGCAATTACGTTAGGGGTACAAAACCTATTTCCGTCCCAGCATATTGTCATTGAATTCGGGACTGAAGCCAACATGGTCAAGCCGCTAGAAATCCATATCTTAATATCCCTGGTGGCCTATAGCCTCTTTGCTTTGGCGGCCGTACAGGCCATCTTGCTGGCAGTCCAAAATAAGCAACTTCGAAACAAGCACCCAGGCGGTTTTATCCGTGCCCTGCCCCCATTGCAGACAATGGAAAATCTCCTGTTTCAGATTCTCGCGGTGGGGTTTGTACTACTTTCACTGAGTCTTTTTAGCGGCATTCTTTTTCTAGAAGATTTATTTGCCCAACATCTGGCTCATAAAACCGTATTCTCAATCATTGCTTGGCTGGTGTTCGGGATCTTGCTCTGGGGGCGTTGGCGCTTCGGCTGGCGAGGACCTATGGCGATCCGCTGGACTCTTAGCGGTTTTTTCTTTCTAATGTTGGCCTATTTTGGCAGCAAATTGGTACTAGAAATTGTATTACAACGCACCTAG
- a CDS encoding AsmA family protein: MKKFLKFLFSTFLVIILLIVIAAAVLPFIIDPNDFKPQITAQVKKVTGRELTLGGDIDLSLFPWLGVALKDVSLSNPPSFEKASFAKAADMEVRVKLLPLLEKRVVMDTVVLRDLDLNLARNAQGKTNWEDLLAEKPQEAPPEAKPPEEGGTPPPLAGIAIAGLKVEAARIHWRDEVKDVRYTIKQLNLTTDPLVPGEPTQMKLAFDFDLSQPAVHGHLDFGGEVMADMETNHYRLQDTDLKLTAAGPALPIEQLALQLGANVDALLAKQQLTVSDLKLTSQVKGPQEVQLALNTSLEGDLAAQRYRFQGLQLETQVKTPQFPEPVSATLATTANMDLNKGTLTLQDLALATLGINLNGHMDGTQILTEPRFSGRLVSNQFNPRRTAEALALELPPTADESALNQARLALKFSASPQDFDAQGLVLKLDDSTLKGAMSVHNFQQPAIHFDLALDTINLDRYLPPSSEEASQPKPPVSPGAGAATGAGELPLETLQALNASGTLKIGELIASGIHSEGIRITLEAKEGLVKLHPLYANLYQGTYTGNVRLDARSAPPKLAIDEKLEGIKAGPLLKDLMGEDKIVGTANLNAKLTATGATPEAIQRTLNGTAGFSFRDGAVKGINIARLIREAKAALEGKSLPPSREPEQTDFTVLEGTIKATNGLLKNNDLNAQSPFLRVQGQGMVNLIQERLDYQLGIAIVKTPKGQGGKGLSELKGITIPLKVSGPFDQPKYGVDLESILKAQAEKLMEEKKQDIEKKLEKELDKLLGTESGKEAPAEGEAPSETPLTPEQQLKEELKNRLKGLF, encoded by the coding sequence ATGAAGAAATTTTTAAAATTTCTCTTCTCGACCTTCCTTGTGATTATTCTACTCATTGTGATTGCAGCTGCCGTTCTACCTTTTATCATTGACCCCAATGATTTCAAACCGCAGATTACCGCCCAGGTTAAAAAAGTCACAGGTCGAGAACTTACCCTCGGGGGCGATATCGATCTCAGCCTCTTCCCTTGGCTAGGAGTCGCCCTTAAAGATGTCAGTCTCAGTAACCCTCCCAGCTTTGAAAAAGCCTCCTTTGCTAAAGCGGCGGATATGGAAGTTCGGGTCAAGCTGTTGCCCCTGCTGGAAAAGCGCGTGGTAATGGACACGGTAGTGCTGCGCGACCTTGATCTCAACCTCGCTCGTAACGCCCAAGGGAAAACCAACTGGGAGGATCTGCTGGCAGAGAAACCCCAGGAAGCGCCCCCCGAGGCCAAACCTCCCGAAGAGGGAGGAACCCCGCCTCCTCTTGCAGGCATTGCCATCGCCGGTCTCAAAGTCGAAGCGGCCCGCATCCATTGGCGTGACGAGGTGAAAGATGTCCGCTATACCATCAAGCAACTGAACTTAACCACCGATCCCCTGGTGCCCGGGGAACCGACCCAGATGAAACTGGCATTTGACTTTGACTTAAGTCAGCCGGCAGTCCATGGGCACCTGGATTTTGGTGGCGAAGTGATGGCCGATATGGAAACTAACCATTACCGTCTCCAAGATACGGATCTCAAGCTCACCGCTGCCGGCCCAGCGCTGCCTATTGAACAACTGGCGCTACAGCTAGGGGCTAACGTAGACGCCTTACTGGCTAAACAGCAATTGACCGTGAGCGATCTCAAACTCACCAGTCAAGTGAAAGGACCGCAAGAAGTGCAACTTGCCCTGAACACTTCCCTGGAAGGGGATCTTGCAGCCCAACGTTATCGTTTCCAGGGCCTCCAGCTAGAAACCCAGGTTAAAACTCCCCAATTTCCCGAGCCCGTGAGCGCTACCCTGGCCACGACGGCGAATATGGATCTCAATAAAGGAACCTTAACCCTACAAGACCTCGCCCTAGCCACCCTCGGCATTAATCTAAACGGCCATATGGATGGCACCCAGATATTGACTGAACCTCGTTTCAGTGGCCGCCTTGTCAGCAACCAATTCAATCCTCGTCGTACGGCGGAAGCGCTAGCCTTGGAACTTCCTCCCACCGCGGATGAATCAGCCCTCAACCAGGCCCGTTTGGCGCTGAAATTCTCCGCCTCACCCCAGGATTTCGACGCCCAGGGGCTAGTACTCAAATTAGATGACAGCACTCTGAAGGGAGCGATGAGCGTACACAACTTCCAACAGCCAGCCATCCACTTCGACCTGGCCCTCGACACCATTAACTTGGATCGCTACCTGCCGCCATCTTCCGAGGAGGCATCCCAACCCAAGCCTCCTGTCTCTCCTGGCGCTGGCGCGGCAACCGGTGCGGGGGAACTCCCCCTAGAGACTTTACAGGCCCTCAATGCCAGCGGGACATTAAAGATAGGCGAGCTTATTGCCAGTGGTATTCACAGCGAAGGTATCCGCATTACCTTGGAAGCCAAAGAGGGGTTAGTAAAACTTCATCCTTTATATGCTAACCTCTATCAAGGCACTTACACGGGTAATGTCCGCCTAGATGCCCGCAGCGCCCCCCCCAAATTGGCCATTGATGAAAAACTTGAGGGGATTAAAGCCGGCCCCTTGCTCAAAGATTTGATGGGTGAGGACAAAATAGTGGGCACTGCCAATCTCAATGCCAAACTAACCGCTACTGGCGCTACTCCCGAGGCTATTCAGCGGACTCTCAATGGTACCGCCGGGTTTTCCTTTAGGGACGGGGCCGTCAAAGGCATAAACATTGCCCGTCTTATCCGGGAGGCCAAAGCTGCCTTGGAAGGCAAATCCCTCCCCCCCAGCAGGGAACCGGAACAAACCGATTTTACCGTTTTGGAAGGAACCATTAAAGCCACCAATGGCCTGCTAAAAAATAATGATCTGAATGCTCAATCCCCTTTTCTCCGGGTTCAAGGCCAGGGAATGGTTAACCTCATCCAGGAGCGGCTGGATTATCAATTAGGGATCGCGATTGTCAAAACCCCCAAGGGTCAGGGGGGAAAAGGATTATCTGAACTAAAGGGCATCACCATTCCCCTCAAGGTTAGCGGCCCCTTTGACCAACCCAAATATGGCGTTGATCTGGAGAGCATTCTCAAGGCCCAAGCCGAAAAGCTTATGGAAGAGAAAAAACAAGATATTGAGAAAAAGCTGGAGAAAGAACTGGATAAGCTCTTGGGCACTGAGTCCGGCAAAGAAGCACCTGCTGAAGGGGAAGCCCCGAGCGAAACGCCTTTAACTCCTGAGCAGCAATTAAAGGAAGAGCTTAAAAATAGATTAAAAGGGCTATTCTAG
- the rpsP gene encoding 30S ribosomal protein S16, protein MVTIRLARGGAKRRPFYSIVVADKRNKRDGRHIERLGYFNPVASGGEVPLQIDMERVNYWLSQGAQPSERVAHLIKSHSS, encoded by the coding sequence ATGGTAACAATCCGCTTGGCAAGAGGGGGGGCGAAGAGACGTCCTTTCTACAGTATCGTGGTAGCTGATAAACGCAATAAGCGCGATGGGCGCCATATTGAGCGGCTAGGTTATTTCAACCCCGTTGCCAGTGGGGGAGAAGTTCCTTTGCAGATCGATATGGAGCGGGTCAACTACTGGCTATCCCAGGGGGCCCAACCTTCCGAGCGGGTCGCCCATTTGATTAAGTCCCACTCGTCCTAA
- the trmD gene encoding tRNA (guanosine(37)-N1)-methyltransferase TrmD: protein MRLGVVTLFPSMFHVLWDSGVTGRALKRGIVGLNLWNPRDFTHDRHRTVDDRPYGGGPGMVMGVQPLRDAIHAGRAELGEGCRVLYLSPQGRRLDQAGLEALATQKALLFVAGRYEGVDERLVDVEIDEEWSIGDYVLSGGELAAMVMIDGLVRLLPGALGATESAQQDSFVNGLLDCPHYTRPEVIEGRRVPSVLLSGNHEAIRRWRLKQALGRTWLKRPDLLSGRILNLEQQHLLAEFIREYQAEYGEST from the coding sequence GTGCGTCTCGGCGTGGTCACCCTCTTCCCCTCCATGTTCCATGTATTGTGGGATTCTGGGGTGACGGGGCGTGCATTGAAGCGGGGGATCGTGGGATTAAATTTGTGGAATCCAAGGGACTTTACCCATGATCGACATCGTACCGTGGATGATCGGCCCTATGGCGGAGGTCCCGGTATGGTGATGGGAGTTCAGCCTCTCCGCGATGCCATTCACGCCGGACGTGCCGAATTAGGAGAGGGATGTCGCGTCCTATATCTTTCCCCCCAGGGGCGGCGATTAGATCAGGCCGGATTGGAGGCATTAGCAACCCAAAAGGCCCTACTTTTCGTGGCGGGACGCTACGAGGGAGTAGATGAGCGCCTCGTCGATGTGGAAATCGATGAAGAATGGTCCATCGGGGATTATGTCCTAAGTGGCGGAGAACTGGCAGCTATGGTGATGATCGATGGCTTGGTGCGGTTATTGCCTGGTGCGCTGGGTGCAACGGAGTCGGCGCAGCAAGACTCCTTTGTGAATGGTTTGCTTGATTGTCCCCATTACACCCGCCCGGAGGTGATTGAGGGGCGTCGGGTGCCGTCCGTATTACTGAGCGGCAACCATGAAGCTATCCGCCGTTGGCGGTTAAAGCAAGCACTGGGTCGGACCTGGCTGAAGCGGCCAGATTTGTTAAGCGGGCGGATATTGAATTTAGAGCAGCAACACTTGCTTGCTGAATTTATTCGGGAGTATCAAGCAGAATATGGGGAATCAACATGA
- the rimM gene encoding ribosome maturation factor RimM (Essential for efficient processing of 16S rRNA): MELVQGPADDNCYLFVGRISGVYGVQGWVRVYSYTEPRDNILRYGPWYLQQNGEWIARRLVEGRAQGKGIVVALEGIDDRDAATQWIGCEIAIHRDQLPPPEEGEYYWADLIGLQVSTVQGVELGRVERLLETGANDVLVVQGERERLIPFRKDTIIKQVDLEQGLLRVDWNPDF, translated from the coding sequence GTGGAGCTAGTGCAGGGCCCAGCCGACGATAACTGTTATCTTTTCGTCGGGCGTATTTCGGGGGTATACGGAGTCCAGGGCTGGGTTCGGGTCTATTCCTATACGGAACCTCGGGATAATATTCTCCGTTATGGGCCCTGGTATTTGCAGCAAAACGGAGAGTGGATAGCGCGGCGACTGGTTGAAGGGCGTGCCCAAGGTAAAGGGATTGTGGTTGCCCTAGAAGGTATCGACGACCGGGATGCGGCAACCCAGTGGATAGGTTGTGAAATTGCCATCCATCGGGATCAGTTGCCTCCCCCCGAGGAAGGTGAATATTACTGGGCTGACCTTATTGGGCTGCAAGTGAGCACAGTACAAGGGGTTGAGCTGGGTCGGGTCGAGCGTTTACTTGAGACGGGAGCAAACGATGTGCTCGTTGTTCAGGGAGAGCGGGAGCGATTGATTCCCTTTCGAAAGGATACCATCATCAAGCAAGTAGACCTAGAACAAGGGCTGCTGCGGGTCGACTGGAATCCGGATTTCTGA
- a CDS encoding DsbC family protein — translation MMGKKILGFLFAGVLVTLSFSAAADEEKEVVRASLQKWAPGVQPQSIKAAPIPGIYEVVVEGQVFYISQDGRYAMQGQLLDLANRTNLTEERLKVMRAEAIEGLDEQNMIVFGPEQAKHTVNIFTDIDCGYCRQLHRHIDEYSELGIKIRYLAFPRAGIGSSSYDKAVEVWCAKDRHQAITQAKAGKPVENTAKCDNPVAEQFNLGQSLGVNATPTLILEDGSTLPGFVRPQALANLLERKVAAHP, via the coding sequence ATGATGGGAAAAAAAATACTAGGCTTTCTGTTCGCAGGGGTATTGGTAACCCTTTCCTTTTCTGCGGCAGCGGATGAAGAGAAAGAGGTGGTTCGGGCATCCCTACAAAAGTGGGCACCGGGGGTGCAGCCTCAGAGTATCAAAGCTGCGCCCATTCCTGGCATTTATGAGGTAGTGGTAGAGGGGCAGGTTTTTTATATCAGTCAGGATGGCCGTTACGCCATGCAAGGGCAGCTGCTTGATCTAGCGAATCGAACCAATTTGACCGAGGAACGGTTGAAAGTGATGCGGGCTGAAGCCATTGAGGGCCTTGATGAGCAAAATATGATTGTGTTTGGGCCTGAGCAGGCAAAGCATACGGTGAACATCTTTACCGATATTGACTGCGGTTACTGCCGCCAATTGCACCGGCATATCGACGAATATAGTGAATTGGGGATCAAAATCCGCTATCTAGCTTTTCCCCGAGCCGGTATTGGCTCTTCATCCTATGACAAAGCGGTAGAGGTATGGTGTGCCAAGGATCGCCATCAGGCCATCACCCAGGCCAAAGCAGGCAAGCCGGTGGAGAATACCGCTAAGTGCGATAATCCCGTGGCTGAGCAGTTCAATCTCGGCCAATCATTAGGGGTCAACGCCACTCCCACCTTGATTCTGGAAGATGGTTCCACATTACCAGGTTTCGTCCGCCCCCAGGCTCTCGCTAATCTCTTGGAGCGAAAAGTAGCGGCTCACCCTTAA
- the ffh gene encoding signal recognition particle protein, whose amino-acid sequence MFDNLTERLGQTLKRLRGQARLTEDNIKDTLREVRVALLEADVALPVVRDFVAKVRERAIGQEVLRSLTPGQVFIKIVHEELMAVMGEAAEGLNLDVRPPAVILMAGLQGSGKTTSVAKLARWLKERQKKSVLVTSADVYRPAAIQQLETLAKEVEVEFYPSEASQDPAIIAQRALQQARTRLFDVLIIDTAGRLHVDDQMMAEIKRLHGAVEPVETLFVVDSMTGQDAANTARAFNDSLALTGVILTKVDGDARGGAALSIRQITGKPIKFLGVGEKTVALELFHPDRLASRILGMGDVLSLVEEVEEKLDKDKAEKFAKKLKKGKGFDLEDFRQQLQQMSKMGGISSLLDKLPGVNLPAGAAEQVNDRDLARLEAIINSMTPKERQRPEIIKSSRKRRIAAGSGTQVQEVNRLLKQFTQMQKMMKQMSRKGGMAKLMRGMKGGMPPGMPF is encoded by the coding sequence ATGTTTGATAACTTGACGGAGCGTCTTGGCCAAACTCTGAAACGGTTACGAGGCCAGGCGCGCCTCACCGAAGACAATATCAAAGACACCCTACGTGAGGTGCGCGTTGCTTTACTGGAGGCGGACGTCGCTTTACCCGTGGTGCGGGATTTTGTCGCTAAGGTTCGGGAACGGGCGATTGGACAGGAGGTTCTGCGCAGCCTGACACCGGGCCAGGTATTTATCAAGATCGTCCATGAAGAACTGATGGCGGTCATGGGGGAGGCTGCAGAAGGCCTGAATCTGGATGTTCGTCCTCCTGCCGTTATCTTAATGGCGGGTTTGCAGGGGTCGGGGAAAACGACCAGCGTAGCCAAGCTTGCCCGGTGGCTGAAGGAGCGGCAAAAGAAGTCGGTGCTGGTGACTAGTGCTGATGTCTATCGGCCAGCAGCGATTCAGCAGCTTGAGACCCTAGCCAAGGAAGTGGAGGTGGAATTTTACCCTAGCGAAGCTAGCCAAGACCCAGCCATTATTGCCCAGCGTGCGCTTCAACAGGCTCGTACTCGGTTGTTTGATGTGCTCATTATCGATACGGCGGGTCGTCTCCATGTGGATGATCAGATGATGGCAGAGATCAAGCGTTTACACGGGGCAGTAGAGCCGGTTGAGACACTCTTTGTGGTGGATAGTATGACCGGGCAGGATGCGGCCAATACGGCTCGGGCTTTCAATGATTCCCTGGCGCTAACGGGCGTTATTCTCACCAAGGTCGATGGTGATGCCCGCGGGGGGGCGGCTTTATCTATCCGCCAAATTACCGGCAAACCTATCAAATTTTTAGGGGTAGGGGAGAAAACGGTTGCCCTTGAGCTCTTTCATCCGGACCGCTTGGCTTCCCGCATCTTGGGTATGGGGGATGTCCTCAGCTTGGTGGAAGAGGTAGAGGAGAAGCTTGATAAAGATAAGGCGGAGAAATTTGCCAAAAAGCTGAAGAAGGGTAAAGGCTTTGATCTCGAGGATTTCCGTCAACAGTTACAGCAAATGAGTAAAATGGGTGGAATTTCCAGTTTATTGGATAAACTCCCCGGAGTTAATTTACCTGCAGGTGCCGCTGAACAAGTTAATGATCGGGATCTGGCCCGTCTGGAGGCGATTATTAATTCCATGACCCCAAAGGAGCGTCAACGGCCAGAGATTATTAAAAGCTCTCGTAAACGCCGTATTGCAGCTGGTTCGGGTACCCAAGTCCAAGAAGTCAACCGTTTACTCAAGCAGTTTACTCAGATGCAAAAAATGATGAAGCAGATGTCCCGTAAAGGAGGGATGGCTAAGTTAATGCGGGGGATGAAAGGAGGGATGCCGCCAGGGATGCCCTTTTGA
- the xerD gene encoding site-specific tyrosine recombinase XerD: protein MRPRVPGNLERSCLSADQRQLECFLDALWLEEGLAENTLAAYRRDLEGFSRWLYPQGRTLVEAQREDLLAYLAHRLRMSSKARSAARSVSSLRRFYRYLVREKVRDSDPSERVEAPRLGRPLPESLSEEEVEALLTAPEVNCNLGLRDRAMLETLYATGLRVSELVHLTLPQLNLRQGVVRLSGKGNKERLVPLGEIALSWLERYSREARPELLKAQVSETLFLTRRGSAMTRQAFWYLIKRYARQAGIRKALSPHTLRHAFATHLLNHGADLRVVQMLLGHADLSTTQIYTYVARARLQQLHQQHHPRG, encoded by the coding sequence ATGAGGCCCAGGGTGCCCGGAAATCTTGAAAGGTCGTGTCTATCGGCTGACCAAAGACAACTAGAATGTTTTCTGGATGCCCTCTGGTTAGAGGAAGGGTTGGCTGAGAACACCTTAGCGGCTTATCGCCGGGATCTAGAGGGCTTTTCCCGGTGGTTGTACCCCCAGGGGCGGACCTTGGTTGAGGCGCAACGAGAGGATCTGCTGGCCTATTTAGCACACCGTTTGAGAATGAGTAGCAAAGCTCGGAGTGCGGCCCGTTCGGTTTCTAGCTTGCGTCGTTTTTATCGCTATCTGGTGCGGGAAAAAGTCCGCGATAGCGATCCGAGTGAGCGGGTTGAGGCCCCTCGGTTGGGGAGACCTTTGCCCGAGTCATTGAGTGAAGAAGAAGTGGAAGCTTTGCTGACTGCGCCAGAGGTCAACTGTAATCTAGGGTTGCGGGATCGGGCAATGCTGGAAACCCTCTATGCCACCGGGCTGCGGGTTTCGGAGTTGGTCCATTTAACCTTGCCTCAATTGAACCTCCGGCAGGGAGTCGTGCGTTTAAGCGGTAAAGGCAATAAAGAACGCCTCGTGCCTTTAGGTGAAATAGCATTGAGTTGGCTTGAGCGTTATTCTCGCGAAGCGCGCCCGGAGTTACTCAAGGCTCAGGTGAGCGAAACCTTATTCCTTACCCGGCGTGGGAGTGCCATGACCCGGCAAGCTTTCTGGTATTTGATTAAACGCTATGCTCGCCAGGCCGGTATTCGGAAAGCGCTCTCACCCCATACTTTGCGCCACGCCTTTGCGACTCATCTTCTCAATCATGGGGCGGATCTGCGGGTGGTGCAGATGTTGCTTGGGCATGCGGATCTTTCCACCACCCAGATCTACACTTATGTGGCGAGGGCTCGTTTACAGCAGCTCCATCAACAGCACCATCCCCGCGGATAA
- a CDS encoding methylated-DNA--[protein]-cysteine S-methyltransferase has translation MARADSGYGAIITTPLGKLGLLASGNVLTGLDFLKPDIPECLPCDPVIEAALTQLQAYFADSKSMFTLSLLPQGSSFQKRVWQVLRTIPSGSTVSYGMLAKELNTSARAIGGACCANPLPIFIPCHRVVSRQGLGGYSGAMEGPQLDIKAWLLQHEAQGARKS, from the coding sequence ATGGCTAGGGCAGATTCTGGTTATGGAGCAATTATTACTACTCCTCTTGGTAAGTTGGGATTATTGGCTTCCGGGAATGTTTTGACTGGACTGGATTTTCTAAAGCCAGACATTCCAGAATGTCTTCCCTGTGATCCAGTTATAGAAGCAGCCCTCACTCAACTTCAGGCCTATTTTGCCGATTCTAAGAGCATGTTTACATTATCCCTCCTCCCCCAGGGGTCGTCATTTCAAAAGCGAGTCTGGCAAGTTTTGCGTACCATACCCTCAGGTTCGACGGTGAGCTATGGCATGCTGGCTAAAGAATTAAACACCAGCGCGCGGGCCATAGGCGGTGCTTGCTGCGCAAATCCTTTACCCATTTTTATCCCCTGTCACCGGGTGGTTTCTAGGCAAGGTTTAGGAGGCTACAGCGGAGCGATGGAAGGTCCTCAGTTGGATATTAAGGCATGGTTGTTACAGCATGAGGCCCAGGGTGCCCGGAAATCTTGA